Within the Ficedula albicollis isolate OC2 chromosome 26, FicAlb1.5, whole genome shotgun sequence genome, the region ccactgcctgctgctggagggagcaACATAGCTGCGGTGGGACAATCCAGAGAGAATTAACTGTCATGGACAGATGACACACTTCCTCCAAAGCAGGTAATTTTCAAGCATCcttaaagaacagaaattgtCACAGTTTAGACTGGATGAAGAATATTGGTGAACAAACCCAGGAGAGGATTCACTTGGGAATTAGTGACCTGCTACTCATCCAACTCTAGTGGTTTGTGCTCTTCCCAAAATAAGGTGGAGCATttctcctatgaggaaaggctggaagagCAAGCAGTGTTaagcctggagagcagaaggCTCTGAGACCatagagccccttccagtgcataaaggggctccaggagagctggagagagacttaGGACAAGGGCTGAGAGtcacaggacaagggagaatggcttccaactgacagagggcagggttaggtgggatattggcacagaattcttccctgtgaaagtggtgaggccctggcagagggtgcccagagaagctgtggctgtctcaTCCCTGGcattgtccaaggccaggctggactgggctgggagcaatctgggacagtggaagtgtccctgcccatggcaggaggtagaatgagatgggctttgaAGTCCCCGCCACCTCAAACCAGTCTTGGATTCTGTGACAGAGGTATTTAGGATTTTCCACAGGAAGCATTCACACAACGATTTCTAACTCAGTGAGAGCTTTGCTTGCATTTtacttaggaaagaaaaaagggataTTAAAGATATAAAAAGAGATATTAAATCAGTTTAGAAGAAAATCACCACCACCGTTTTTTGAAATCGTGTATCTGCCCCTGCCAGGTGTACACCCTCTCATTTACCCCAGAGTTCCCCACACAGACCACAGCCAGCCAGAACCACCCCTCCTTTTCCACACCTTGCTGCCTGCCATTCCCTCAAACCATTGTGTCCCATCCCTGAGTAAAACCTTCTACCACCATGTGCCAGGTGTGTGGCAGaagccagggacagcagggacatccctgctctcagccaTGCCATCTCCAGTCTCCCAGTGGGAAGCAGCTGGTGATAATCTCATACCATCAGCTCCTCCTTGGCTTTCCACAGcctcaggagctggcagggcagtgcagaTTCACTCTAGGATAAGAACACGACTGCCAGGGGCACATCAGCAAAGCAAATCCTTATGCCacatcctctgctgctccttacCGTTTGGGAACTGTGTGGAGGCAAATCTCGTCAGCAGAATTCCAGCTCCTTCAATCAGGGCCAGGAGAATTCCCCCCATGGCAGCAGATCCGACCATAGCAACAGGGCcgtctggaaaaaaaatacaaaccaacaCTTTGTTTCCTTGCTACATGTTAGAATCCATTGAATCCCAGCATGGTttaggctggaagagaccttaaagatcattttgttccacaccctaccatgggcagggacactatcccagattgcttCAAGCCCCAGCCAAccggccttggacacttccaagcATGGGGCAgcaacagcttctctgggtaacctgtgtcagggcctcaccaccctcttCATGCCTCAATCTCTCCTAAAGCAGGCTCAGAGAAGTAATTTTGCATCCATTAGCATGCATTAAAGGATAATTCCTAGGTAACTCCCACCACCCTCCCTTCAAGGAACACCAGGAACATGATTATTACTGCACAGGAGAAAAGCTTCAGGTTATTTTTCAGCATCTGAGACAGCAAATTCCAATTTGGGTGTCACAGACTGTTGCTTCACTATAACAATGAGAACTGTACATTTAGAGAAGAGGAGATTTTCGACTGATATCCCAAGTTTCTTACTTCTTGCAGCTAAAATGGCTCCAGTCAGGGCTCCACTCGTGATGGAATTCCAGGGatcttccttccctctcattCTGACCATACTGCAGTCAATCATGGAGAAGAGACCACCCCAGACAGCAAAGCTCCCTGttccaaatcaaaccaaagCCACTTTGGAGAGAGCAGAGAAGCCAGTTGTGCTGCACAAGATGCTGTGGTGTTACTGTGCTCACTTTCAGACATGAAGTAAATTCAAACTCATAGAGTCAAATACAGGTTAAAATCAATACAGGAAAATTTCCAACTTGACATGTCATCAACCCCCCTCCTCTCATTTTATGTATCATCTCACTAATCTACAATTAACTACAGAAAATTTATCAAACTGTGATTATAATGGAACTTTCATCCTAACAAAGATTAGCTAAGGGAACTTCCTGATTTATCCCTTTTTAACATATTTCCTCATAGATGATGCACAGTCATGTCACACCTCACACCTCACCCAACCCTGCTCCTATGGCCCCAGGAGTTTGGCATCCTACAGCACATGCATGGACACCTCCAAGTTCTATTTCTGATCCAAGCTGGATCATTTCTTGTAATGAGTTAGTTTTATCTTAATCCTCTCCATACCATGAAGAGGTTCCAGGAAATTCTGCTGTTTAAGACCAGTTATTACTGCTAGCTTCTCACTCCAGGAACACAGACTGTTTCCTCCCCAACCAAACTCATCTTGGATACAGCAGAACTGTATTTACCCATTGGCTGGGGAACAAATCTGCTGAGACTCAGCTCAGGTGTCAGTGCAGCTGCACCATGTTACATTTCCAAACTCTGTTACCTAACAACAGTCAATTCTGtgcaacaaaaccccaaaatgcatTACCTCCCAGTTGTGGAGCTCTGGTTTTAATGGCTGTCAAACTGCCCCGCAGACGGTGGTTTACACCCTAAAATAAGAGAATGcagttaaaacaaaacaggaaaatcttACAGCCAAGCTGAGTCTATACTGCAAAAGCCTGCCACAGGCCCAACACATTTCTGAGCTGtccccccacagcagctgtgagaaGCTGAGACAAAATGTGGTTTACACCTATTTCACTATTTATCACTCCCATACAATACTCGGGTCAGGTACAGATGGGAATTATAGTCACCAGGCAGGAAACAATCTGGGTCCTATGTTTTGTCATTCCTGCAGGTGGAATTGTAGGTGTCTTTGCAGCCAAGGGAAGCAAAGTAATGCTGAGCCTTCCAGAGTCCAACACTCAGCACATCACCCAGGATCCCACAGAACAATTACACATTTTCCCATTCTTTAACACAATTTAAAGAATATCCaccaagttttatttttgttacaatCACTCAGAAGTGGGGATAGGTATATTTAGCAAGTAAAATTAAGAATCTAATTAAGCACATAGTGCTTTTTAAGTGAAGTGTCTAGAGGATCTGACTAGTTTGGAAACAGTTATTTATTAAACCCACCTCAAACCAACAGCTTATTGTCAGAGTAACATCAAAACCACCTTATATATGAAGtcagagaaattttaaaacaaatgctcAAGCAGAAATTGAATCTTAATTTATCAAATGTTTCTGCAATGGGTTTATAGCCAGAATTTTACAGCAGATATCCTGAAAGTGAAAACTGACTTGCATCAGCAAAACTTCACTTCCATGTTTACTCACTCCTGCATTGAAACCAAACCTGAGCATTTAAAAATCGAGTAAATAAAAGGGGCAATGATTAAATAAGAGAttgattaaagaaaattatatccTTTAATATaaatctgaaggagaaaaagattCTTTCTTTGAGTTGTtccatgttttaaaagaaagggaaaggccaggagaggaaggagagccTGGGCTTCATGTCCCTCCATGCAGACATAACCACAGGCAAGAGATCAGCTAAGATAGAGCTTTCCTGCTGCACTTCTCCATCCTGAGGGAAATATTAATCAGTTAGGGAGGAACAAGCTACCAGTGTCCCACTGAGGCCACCAGAGCAAACGGGAAGCAGCAATTTTATTCCAGAAGTTGAACCCCCACAGATCTTGAGCCAGGACAGACTCTCATGGTCTGGTTTAACAATGTACAGGTCTTTAatcagccctgctccctgcacagggatTTATCATCCTtcccctgcactgctgagctccCTAGGGAATGGCAGTGGAGGCACGACTGCAATGCACCTTCAGAGGATTTTACTCACCACTGGGGAATTTCGGAAGCCTTTGATAGCCTGGAAAATGCCCCCTCCTATGGCCCCCATGGTGAAGGCCCCTCCACAGTCATCCACTATCCTCCAgggactggaaagaaaaatagagatgaaaatattaaatccCATCATGTTAAACCGTGTGAGTGGGATGGATCCAGCACTTCGGCACTGGTATAACTGGGGTGAAGATCGAGCCTGGTGGCTGTTCTGTCTCAAATCCAGCTCACTGAGcaagcagcaacaaaaaaacaagaatattacagcaaaacaaactcAACCTTTGCCAGAGTCTCCTGGCCCACTTCCCTGGAGTGGGAAGTACCAAATACACAGAAATGCCTGAACTCCTCACACAAGGCAGAGAGACATACTTTCATCATGGAAAACTCCTGCAGAATTCCAGATCTGCCCTACTTACATAATGTAAATAGCTTTAAATTCCCTGCTCTCATTCTTCTCTTGACCTACAGAGAACTGAGTTAGCAAGTTCCATGAGACTCAGCTCCCATTTGGCACAAAACACGTTTTCTTGAATCACTCACCCTTTTCATTAGTTCTGCTTATTTGAGACTTCAAAGCCATCTTTGCTGAGCCGGAAAGGCTTTTCCTGATGCATTCTGGATCTTTGAAGTCCATTCAAACAAACCAGAGAACCCCTCGGAGGTACAGCACCAACAATTCCTGCTCCAActccacagagcagccaggaaaacTTTGCACAGATGcaccctcctgcagcacaggctgtcagTACCTGCCAGGGGAGCCTTAATTTGGGGTTCAGAACCTCTGCCAAGAATTGGAGCCTTGCAACCCTAAACCAAAGCACTAAATTAGGTGAGCTTTAAGATGCCATTAACTTCTGTTGTCACTGTGGGTAATTTCAGAgcaaaaaataacaaagttgtttggtttctttcaaCTTGTATTGAGATCTCCCAGCCAAGCACTCAGGTGATTTAACTCCTATACTGCCAATaatcagaaaatgcaaaaattagcCTAGAAGAGAATGCAGGTCACAAATCTGAGCACCATGGCAAGCTCAGTGCTTCTGTCAAGCAGAAGCATTGATGAGCACTTCCAATTTCACTTGGAATGCCATGTTTCTCTTGCTGAGGATCCCCTACAGCTTCTAGCTCCTGCACATGAGAATATCATCCCCAGCCAAGTGTGACCACAGAGTGTCCCCAGTGACAGCTACATCCAGGTCCCAAACCCATATGGCCTCAGGAAGCAGGGGGATGTACTTCATCCTTCATCACCTTCTGTTtgtctgccctgcctgcacacagTCTCATCTTAATACAACCCCCTCAGCCCTAACTGCATTCAATAATTCAACTGTTTATTCTCCTTCCATTCTTTCCTGCATCGGGAAAAGGTTCCAGGCACACTCTTGTCCAAGATGCCAAGATGAAAAGCAACTCATATTTTTTCTCAGggattttttcttgttttgttctcCCATCTCCTGtgcagatttttctctcctatTATGAATAAAACATCTGAACTCTCTCCCCTTATTAACTCTCTAAGAGTGATCTCGTTAAAAGGCTTTTGGGAAATCTAAATGGATTTTGTAAAGTGGGCTTCCCTTATCCACAAAGTCAAGGAATTTCAATCTACAAATCATGGCTGCTTTTTCCTGAAGCCTTGTTAATGAGACCCCAATCATGGAACACTTCTCTCTTTAACCTCATTAGCTGTTACCTTCAGGGTTcctaattttacttttaaactaCTCTCCAAGCTTTTCTGAGCAGCTTTTGAATAAGAGAACATCTTtgatcccagagcagccagcccaTGTGTCAGCTCCTCCAAACTCCCTCAGAGCTGACATAAACCATCCCCAGTCCTGGCAATGCTTGACCTCATAAAGaattagagaagaaaagagattatTCCATTGTTAATCTGGCACTTATCTACAAGCATAACACTACTGCTAATTTTTTCCCTGACTCTGAGGGAAGCCCTGGTTGTAGGGAAATGACATGTGGATAAGGTCAAGTTCCTGCTCCTGATGGCACCAGAGATTGCTCAGAgatgaggagagcagagggcatGACTTCACTTTTCCCAGGGCTCCAGGACAGCCAcacaccagctctgcctgcctgggagAGGGGCGAGTCCTTCCTCCAAGccccacagcatcctgcagctctcctgacaGCTGGAGAACCACTGGAATAGAGGCCACCACACTTTAAACAAACAAAGGGGCCTTTTCTCCATGCCAATGGCTCATAGGGAACCAGCCTGACCCCAGGATagcagctcccagggactgGATAACAGGGGGACCACAGGGTGACCAGCAGCAGATGGACCAGAACAATGGGGGACACCAACAGCCACACATGGCTTGGCAGCAAAACATGTCCATTAAGGACACAGCTTcaagctgtgcctggggagggtCAGGAGGATatcagaaggaatttttccacagaaaggaCTGCCAGGCATTGcaaggggctgcccagggagatggtggaatccccattcctggagatgttcaacgaatgactggatgtggcactcagtgctctggtctggTTGACAAGATGGGGTCACAGGTTGACAATGGGTCTggggttggactcaatggtctgAGAGGTCTTCTCAGACCTCAGTAATACTGGGATTACCTAGAGCTCACAGCAATCTATTAATAATTACTACTTACTTTGCTCATGTCCCAGACTTTATGCTATAAAAAGGCAGGAGTGATGTTTATGGACAAACTTAATACATACCAGTAGAGCAACCTGCAAAGTTTGGAAAAAGCCTCATAAACAGTCGCAGGTCTCTGTCTGCAAAGGTAAGCAGAATCTCAGAATGATTTGGGCAGGAAGagatcttaaagctcatcccattccaccccctgccatggcagggacaccttccactatcctaggttgctccaagccctgtccaacctggccttggacacttccagggatagggcagccacagctgctctggggaacCTGGGCCAAGGTGTCACCAcacagaaaagaatatttttcccactatcccatctaaccctgccccctggcagtgggaatcCATTCccccctgtcctgcctgtgaCTCCAGACTCTTGTCCCAAATCCTTCTCCATGCTGAGAAACTCTGCCCATGATTCAGTAACCCTGCACCTCAgcttgcatttaatttttactgcTACAAATACAACTTTGACTTACAGCCAATGTGGTTGTGTAGGTCTACAAAGACAATGCTGAACCATGACAGGATTCAGACACTGCCAGCTTGGCATGGAGGGGGCCAGAGGGCTGGGCTAGGCTCATGGAACTAAGGCTTACAGAACTAGGGCTTATGGCCCTGGGGGGGCAAGGATAAGGGAGAACTTGGTAGCTGAGGGGTGGTTGAGGATGAACTAAGAGTGACAGAAGGCTGAGGAGGGGGTGGGGGAGACTGAGAATGGAGGAAACTGAAGATGGAACTGAGAGAATTAAGGGGGGGGAAATGATGAGTGGGGTGTGGGGGAGGCTGAGAGTGAGGGGGGCTGTAGATGAAGGAAGGCTGAGATGGGGGGGCTGAAGATGGCGGCACTGAGGATCCAGGGGGAACTGAGGAATGGAGGAACTGTACATCGTGGGGGAGACATGAGGCGAACTGAGAATGAGGGGCGATTGAGGACAGATGATCTGAGAACGACGAAAGGATTGAAGATGAGGAGGGGAGcggaggggaggggaggagccTGTGAATGAGGAAGGGACCGAGAATGTGAGGAGCTCAGAATAAGGGGAACTGAGGATAGGGAGGCACTAAGGTTAAGCGGAGGCTGAGGATGAGGGACGGAGGTAAGGTTGCGAATAAGGGGGTGCTGAAGGGCCGAACGTGGGACAGCCAGtgcagcaccccccccccccccccccccccccccccccccccccccccccccctgcacccccCGCCGCCCCCGGAGGCGCACGAGCAGCGCGTGCCGCAGGGCCCCGCCGGCTCCTCGTCGCTCCGGGAGGCCGCGCGGGGCTCGGCAGCGGCGGGGTCCGGCTGCCCAGGCCCCAAGCGGGCCCCACGGCACCACCTCCGCTCCTCCCTCAGGGGGCCCCACCAAGGTCAACCCCGCACCCCCGACGGGGAGAGGCCCCAGAGCGCGCCCGCCCCTTCCCGGCGCTCGCggatcccgatcccgatcccgatcccgatcccgatcccgatcccgatcccgatcccgcCCCGCTCCCCTCACCAGGGCTCGCGAGCGTACTCCTCCATCTTGCTCGGCCCCACCACCTCCCCGCGCGCGATTGGCTGCGGCGGCCCCGCCGGCCCCGCGCCGGCCAATGGCAGCGGAGGGCGGTGCGTGTCTGCGCGTGCGCTATGCGCCGGCCCCGCCCCCAGCGCTGATTGACAGGCGTGGTGAAGCCCGGAGTGTCGCCGCGCCGTGAGGGGAGAAATCGCAGAGCGAGGGCTCCGTTGCGTAGGGCGGACCTTAAATTCCATCCAGTGCCCCGCCCCGCTATGAGCAGGGAAAGCTTCCACTCTCACAGGGCGCTCCAATCCCCGGCCACCCTGACCTTGGACCTTCCCAGGCATGGGGCAGCGACAGCTTCTCTCGGCAGCCTGGGCCAGGGCCTCgccatcctcacagggaaaggaattccttcccaatatcccatctaacccttTGGACAAAGGCCTGAAGTGCCAGGACAAAGAGCTTCCCAATGacaaagtccctctccagctgtttTAGGAGCAGTACTTGTGTAAGTTGCTCCAAGGACA harbors:
- the TIMM17A gene encoding mitochondrial import inner membrane translocase subunit Tim17-A, whose protein sequence is MEEYAREPCPWRIVDDCGGAFTMGAIGGGIFQAIKGFRNSPVGVNHRLRGSLTAIKTRAPQLGGSFAVWGGLFSMIDCSMVRMRGKEDPWNSITSGALTGAILAARNGPVAMVGSAAMGGILLALIEGAGILLTRFASTQFPNGPQLSEDPSQLQPPPFSDYRQYQ